From a single Apium graveolens cultivar Ventura chromosome 2, ASM990537v1, whole genome shotgun sequence genomic region:
- the LOC141707701 gene encoding uncharacterized protein LOC141707701 isoform X1: MQGRTRTLIIKALERGLLSSFWPRVLLSRLVLVFLLTASLNLNQAKLQRNLMYLAAIADSQPQPPIMHSQGKLTDGTVFNSIFERGDPIEFELGTGQLIKGWDHGLLGMCMGEKRKLKIPAKIGYGAQGSPPTIPGLCDKN; the protein is encoded by the exons ATGCAAGGACGCACAAGAACACTAATTATTAAGGCACTGGAAAGAGGATTATTGAGCAGCTTTTGGCCAAGGGTTTTGCTTTCAAGGCTGGTGCTAGTTTTTCTGTTAACAGCCAGTTTGAATTT GAACCAAGCTAAGCTTCAGAGAAACCTTATGTACCTTGCAGCTATTGCTGATTCACAACCTCAACCACCAATCATGCATTCTCAG GGGAAACTCACTGATGGAACTGTGTTCAATTCCATCTTTGAAAGGGGCGACCCCATTGAATTTGAGCTTGGTACTGGTCAACTGATTAA AGGATGGGACCATGGACTATTAGGTATGTGCATGGGCGAAAAGAGAAAGCTGAAGATACCTGCTAAAATTGGTTATGGAGCACAAGGTTCCCCACCCACCATCCCAG GTTTATGTGACAAAAACTAG
- the LOC141707701 gene encoding FK506-binding protein 2-like isoform X3, which yields MWNINSKSELEGSSFYWGTSDTYEELKGKLTDGTVFNSIFERGDPIEFELGWDHGLLGMCMGEKRKLKIPAKIGYGAQGSPPTIPGLCDKN from the exons ATGTGGAATATTAACTCgaaatcagaacttgaag GTTCCAGTTTTTATTGGGGTACCTCTGATACATATGAAGAACTTAAG GGGAAACTCACTGATGGAACTGTGTTCAATTCCATCTTTGAAAGGGGCGACCCCATTGAATTTGAGCTTG GATGGGACCATGGACTATTAGGTATGTGCATGGGCGAAAAGAGAAAGCTGAAGATACCTGCTAAAATTGGTTATGGAGCACAAGGTTCCCCACCCACCATCCCAG GTTTATGTGACAAAAACTAG
- the LOC141707701 gene encoding uncharacterized protein LOC141707701 isoform X2 — MQGRTRTLIIKALERGLLSSFWPRVLLSRLVLVFLLTASLNLNQAKLQRNLMYLAAIADSQPQPPIMHSQGKLTDGTVFNSIFERGDPIEFELGWDHGLLGMCMGEKRKLKIPAKIGYGAQGSPPTIPGLCDKN; from the exons ATGCAAGGACGCACAAGAACACTAATTATTAAGGCACTGGAAAGAGGATTATTGAGCAGCTTTTGGCCAAGGGTTTTGCTTTCAAGGCTGGTGCTAGTTTTTCTGTTAACAGCCAGTTTGAATTT GAACCAAGCTAAGCTTCAGAGAAACCTTATGTACCTTGCAGCTATTGCTGATTCACAACCTCAACCACCAATCATGCATTCTCAG GGGAAACTCACTGATGGAACTGTGTTCAATTCCATCTTTGAAAGGGGCGACCCCATTGAATTTGAGCTTG GATGGGACCATGGACTATTAGGTATGTGCATGGGCGAAAAGAGAAAGCTGAAGATACCTGCTAAAATTGGTTATGGAGCACAAGGTTCCCCACCCACCATCCCAG GTTTATGTGACAAAAACTAG